In a genomic window of Flavobacterium lipolyticum:
- the serC gene encoding 3-phosphoserine/phosphohydroxythreonine transaminase gives MKKHNYSAGPSILPQEVFEKASKAILDFNDSGLSILEISHRSKDFVAVMEEARSLALELLGLQGKGYQALFLQGGASTAFLMAPYNLMKENGKAAYLDSGTWATAAIKEAKYFGETVIVGSSKEANYNHIPKGYEIPTDADYFHCTSNNTIFGTQMKEFPATNVPVVCDMSSDIFSRELDFSKFDLIYAGAQKNMGPAGTTLVVIKEEILEKNGRTIPSMLDYAKHIKAESMYNTPPVFAVYVSLLTLQWIKEKGGIAAVEKLNNAKAELLYAEIDRNPLFKGAAAVEDRSKMNVTFLLNNADHTATFDALWKEAGISGLPGHRSVGGYRASIYNAMSIESVQVLVDVMKALETKI, from the coding sequence ATGAAAAAACACAACTACAGCGCAGGACCTAGTATTTTACCTCAGGAAGTTTTTGAGAAAGCATCAAAAGCCATTTTAGATTTTAATGATTCAGGATTATCTATTCTTGAAATTTCGCACCGAAGTAAAGACTTCGTTGCTGTTATGGAGGAAGCTCGATCCCTTGCTTTAGAATTATTGGGACTTCAGGGAAAAGGGTATCAGGCTCTATTTTTACAAGGTGGTGCAAGCACAGCCTTCTTAATGGCCCCTTATAACTTAATGAAAGAAAACGGAAAAGCCGCTTATCTGGATTCCGGAACCTGGGCAACTGCTGCTATAAAAGAAGCAAAATATTTTGGAGAAACTGTTATCGTAGGTTCTTCAAAAGAAGCTAATTACAATCATATTCCGAAAGGATACGAAATACCAACTGATGCTGATTACTTTCACTGTACCAGCAACAACACTATTTTTGGAACTCAAATGAAAGAATTCCCGGCAACAAATGTTCCTGTGGTTTGCGACATGAGTTCTGATATTTTTTCACGTGAATTGGATTTCTCTAAATTTGACTTAATCTACGCCGGCGCTCAAAAAAACATGGGACCTGCCGGAACCACTTTGGTTGTGATTAAAGAAGAAATACTAGAGAAAAACGGAAGAACAATTCCAAGTATGTTAGATTACGCTAAACATATTAAAGCAGAGAGTATGTACAACACTCCTCCTGTTTTTGCTGTGTATGTTTCGTTACTAACTTTACAATGGATTAAAGAAAAAGGAGGAATTGCTGCAGTTGAAAAATTAAACAATGCAAAAGCAGAATTACTTTATGCCGAAATTGACAGAAATCCATTGTTTAAAGGAGCAGCAGCAGTTGAAGACCGTTCTAAAATGAACGTTACTTTCTTATTAAACAATGCCGATCACACTGCTACTTTTGACGCTTTATGGAAAGAAGCCGGAATTTCAGGATTACCAGGTCACCGTTCAGTGGGTGGTTACAGAGCTTCAATCTACAATGCGATGTCTATCGAAAGCGTTCAGGTTTTAGTAGATGTCATGAAAGCTTTGGAAACTAAAATTTAG
- a CDS encoding acyl-CoA reductase, which translates to MLQNEKKQSFIALGRFLSQFSETENVRNESVLGNDLFFDDFIKLIALSQSHNGWYTPEQVHFAIHSWAEALTEENIEKWLSAYSSAFEKADKTEKTVALILAGNIPLVGFHDFLSVLITGNKALIKTSSNDQHLLPFLAKYLIFVDENLKDKITFVEGKLENFDIVIATGSNNTARYFEYYFKDKPSIIRKNRNSVAILNGKETHEELEALGEDIFRYFGLGCRNVSKLFVPKGYSFDAFFQAIFKYQDVIHYEKYANNYDYNKAVFLMSNFKLLDNGFLTLKEDPSYASPISSVFYESYENIEDLQTRLEADAEQIQCIVSNDLTQNSISFGQTQKPRLWDYADNVDTITFLLTTN; encoded by the coding sequence ATGTTACAAAACGAAAAAAAACAGTCTTTTATAGCACTAGGTCGATTTTTAAGTCAGTTCTCTGAAACAGAAAACGTACGAAATGAATCGGTTTTAGGTAACGACCTGTTTTTTGATGATTTCATAAAACTGATTGCTCTTTCTCAATCACACAATGGATGGTATACTCCTGAACAGGTGCATTTTGCAATACATTCATGGGCAGAAGCTTTAACGGAAGAAAACATTGAAAAATGGCTTTCGGCTTACAGTTCAGCATTCGAAAAAGCAGATAAAACTGAAAAAACAGTTGCTTTAATCCTTGCCGGAAATATTCCGTTAGTTGGATTTCATGACTTTTTATCGGTTTTAATCACTGGAAATAAGGCCTTAATAAAAACTTCTTCAAACGATCAGCATTTATTGCCTTTTTTAGCCAAATACCTCATTTTTGTCGATGAAAATCTAAAAGATAAGATCACTTTCGTAGAAGGTAAACTCGAAAATTTTGATATCGTTATAGCAACCGGAAGCAACAATACGGCACGTTATTTTGAATATTACTTTAAAGATAAGCCGTCGATCATTCGCAAAAACAGAAATTCGGTTGCAATTTTAAACGGAAAAGAAACTCACGAAGAACTAGAAGCTTTGGGCGAGGATATTTTCAGATATTTTGGACTGGGATGCCGCAATGTGTCTAAACTTTTTGTTCCGAAAGGATATTCTTTTGATGCATTTTTCCAAGCTATTTTCAAATATCAGGATGTTATTCATTACGAAAAATACGCTAACAATTACGACTACAATAAAGCTGTGTTTTTGATGAGTAACTTTAAACTTTTAGACAATGGCTTTTTAACTCTAAAAGAAGATCCGAGTTACGCCTCTCCTATTTCGAGTGTCTTTTATGAATCTTATGAAAACATCGAAGACTTACAAACTCGTTTAGAAGCTGATGCTGAACAAATTCAGTGCATAGTGAGCAATGATTTAACTCAAAACAGTATTTCTTTTGGGCAAACCCAAAAACCACGTTTGTGGGATTATGCAGATAATGTAGATACTATAACGTTTTTGTTAACAACAAATTAA